GAAAGCCGCGCCCGACCAAACCCCCCCGCCATCGCCGGGCGGCGGCGGAACCGGATTCAGCCTTCCCGGCGCGCCGGCCGAACCGGGCGGTTTCGGGCCGGGCGGCGGATTCGGTTTGCCCGATCCCGGCGGACCGGGAGGCTTTGGCGGTCCGGGTGACATGGGACCTGGCGGACCGGGACCCGGCGGACCGGGACCCGGCGGAATGGGACCTGGCGGGATGTTCCACCCGCCGGGGATGCGCCGCCGTTGATCGGCGACAAGGCTTGCGCGCTACGGCGCGTAGCCCTGCGCCTGATTCACGCGCGACGCCGCCTGCCCGACCGCGACCGACGCCGCGGCCTGCGCGCGTTGCGCGTCGAGCTGCAACTGCCGGACGCGGTAAAGGTCGAAAGCGTTGATTTCGCCGAGCGCGAAGGATTTGCGCGAGAGATCGAATTGTTCATTGGCGACGGAGAGACGCTGGGCGGCGAGTCCCGAAGCCTTCCGCGCTGCGGCCAAATTCACGCGCGCCGCCTTTATCTCGGCGAGGATCACGCGCTTCGCCTTCTCATATTCGGCGCGCGCGCGCGTCATCTCGGCCTCGGCTTCGGCGCGGCGCGGCGCCTGCCGGCCGTCGGTCGGCAGCGGAATGCGAATCCGCACGCCCACCGTCGTCGCATTGGTGAGCTGATCCGTGATCGGTTGCGACGTATCGGTCGAATATTGGCGGTTATGTTCCTGCCGCCCGAAAACGCCGATGTCGGGATTGTCGATCGGCGTCGCTTCGACGAGCTGCAATTGCGTCTCGGCGCGGCGCAAGGCGGCGAGCGGCGTGCGCAGCGCCGGATGATCCTCGATGTCGCCCGCGGGCTTCACCGTCTCCAGCGCGCCGTCCGGCGGCGCGCCGCCGGTAAGCGCTGCGTAGGTCACGCGCGCGACCTTCTCCGCGCCTTCCGCTTGCGCCAGCTCCGTTTCGGCGGCCAGCAATTCGTTCTTGGCGAGCAAAGCGTCGCCTTGCGCCGCGTCGCCGAGTTCGACGCGCCGCGTCATGTCCGCGCCGATTTCGCGCGCCATCGTCACGCGGCTCTTCGCGACATTGACCTCGCGCGCGGCGCGTTGGGCGTTCCACCACGCGTCGCGCAGGAGGCCCGCGACGTCCAGACGGCGCAATCCCATCTTTTCCTCGATCTCGATCACGCCGGTCGAAACCGTCGCCTCCATCGCGTCGCGCTGGCCGGGGAGCCACAAGGGCAGACCCGCCTCGACCTCGGTCTCGTTATAGTCGCGCAGATTGCCGCCGACGGCGTTGCGCTGCGTGCCGCCGAGATAGGGCGAGCCCGGCGTGATCGAACGCGTCGTGGCGTAGCGCGACGACACCGCGCCCAACTGCGCCTCCAACGTCTTGCTCTGCGCGTCGATCGCCACCGCCATGTCGAGATGGCGCGCCAGCACATGGCCGAGCGGCTTCTTGCCGCGTTTCTCGATATTGCC
The nucleotide sequence above comes from Methylocystis parvus OBBP. Encoded proteins:
- a CDS encoding TolC family protein, which gives rise to MSLRAAALALSFCAFAADAAAAPKTSGAVSVKGGEGNIEKRGKKPLGHVLARHLDMAVAIDAQSKTLEAQLGAVSSRYATTRSITPGSPYLGGTQRNAVGGNLRDYNETEVEAGLPLWLPGQRDAMEATVSTGVIEIEEKMGLRRLDVAGLLRDAWWNAQRAAREVNVAKSRVTMAREIGADMTRRVELGDAAQGDALLAKNELLAAETELAQAEGAEKVARVTYAALTGGAPPDGALETVKPAGDIEDHPALRTPLAALRRAETQLQLVEATPIDNPDIGVFGRQEHNRQYSTDTSQPITDQLTNATTVGVRIRIPLPTDGRQAPRRAEAEAEMTRARAEYEKAKRVILAEIKAARVNLAAARKASGLAAQRLSVANEQFDLSRKSFALGEINAFDLYRVRQLQLDAQRAQAAASVAVGQAASRVNQAQGYAP